In a single window of the Deinococcus aerophilus genome:
- a CDS encoding exodeoxyribonuclease III, producing the protein MTAQTPPAGPPLKVTTLNVNGIRSALRKGLADWAAREQPDVLLLQEVRADPQPGALAHLGYHSAWFPAHKAGYSGVAILARHPLEDVRTGMVHGEMDAEGRVLSAVVAGVRFVSVYLPSGSSGEARQGFKDRVLGDFQAWTAALIAEGRPLVIGGDYNIAHREIDLKNWRSNRKNSGFLPHEREWMGAHLELGLTDTHRANLGDEAEYTWWSNRAGAYDNNVGWRIDYLLSCGVEVCGVRADRAARLSDHAPLSGMLRQAEAFPAHP; encoded by the coding sequence ATGACCGCGCAGACGCCTCCGGCTGGCCCCCCGCTGAAAGTAACGACCCTGAATGTCAACGGCATTCGCAGCGCCCTGCGCAAGGGACTGGCCGACTGGGCAGCGCGCGAGCAGCCCGACGTGTTGCTGCTGCAGGAGGTGCGTGCCGATCCCCAGCCCGGCGCCCTGGCCCACCTGGGCTACCACAGCGCGTGGTTTCCGGCGCACAAGGCCGGCTACAGCGGTGTGGCGATTCTGGCCCGCCACCCGCTGGAAGATGTCCGGACGGGCATGGTCCACGGCGAGATGGACGCCGAGGGCCGGGTGCTGAGCGCGGTGGTGGCCGGCGTGCGGTTCGTGAGCGTGTACCTGCCCAGCGGCAGCAGCGGGGAGGCACGGCAGGGCTTCAAGGACCGCGTGCTGGGCGATTTCCAGGCCTGGACCGCCGCACTGATCGCCGAGGGAAGGCCGCTGGTGATCGGCGGGGACTACAACATCGCGCACCGGGAAATCGACCTGAAAAACTGGCGCAGCAACCGCAAGAACAGCGGCTTTCTGCCCCATGAGCGCGAGTGGATGGGTGCCCACCTGGAACTGGGCCTGACCGACACCCACCGCGCCAACTTGGGCGACGAGGCCGAGTACACGTGGTGGAGCAACCGCGCGGGGGCATACGACAACAATGTCGGCTGGCGCATTGATTACCTGCTGTCCTGTGGCGTGGAGGTGTGCGGGGTGCGCGCCGACCGGGCGGCCCGGCTCAGCGACCACGCGCCGCTGAGTGGGATGTTGCGGCAGGCAGAGGCGTTCCCGGCCCACCCGTAA